A region from the Silene latifolia isolate original U9 population chromosome 7, ASM4854445v1, whole genome shotgun sequence genome encodes:
- the LOC141590332 gene encoding uncharacterized protein LOC141590332, giving the protein MDLIKYLFENPVLNGRISRWTLMLSDFDLKYVPFKVIKGRAVADFLADNPIEETEVIDTWSFPDENVVHVENDIWDFYFDGASNYMGYGVGRLLISPTGEHVPVSIKLVFNVRNAAAEYEVYLLGLRSALDLGVKKLLVHEYSFLVINHVGGSSKIKSQSLALYQTRIDELEKYFEDIRYVHLPREENQFVDALSKLAALINTRDHIDSMPICVERRSSLAYVNAIDDAEEGETEPWYITILKFKET; this is encoded by the coding sequence ATGGATCTGATTAAGTACTTATTTGAAAATCCTGTGCTAAATGGAAGAATATCGAGATGGACTCTCATGTTATCAgatttcgatctcaaatatgtacctttcAAAGTgatcaagggaagggcggttgccgATTTCCTCGCCGACAATCCAATCGAAGAAACAGAAGTCattgacacttggtcatttcccgacgaaaaCGTGGTACACGTCGAGAATGACATATGGGATttttatttcgatggagcatcaaactatATGGGATATGGGGTGGGCAGACTTCTTATCTCGCCGACAGGTGAACACGTGCCCGTGTCCATCAAGCTGGTTTTCAATGTCAGAAACgccgccgctgaatatgaagtaTATTTGCTTGGTTTACGCAGTGCTCTAGACTTGGGTGTGAAGAAATTGTTAGTACATGAATACTCGTTCCTTGTGATTAATCATGTGGGTGGGTCATCGAAAATTAAGAGCCAAAGTTTGGCCCTATATCAAACCAGAATCGATGAATTAGAAAAGTACTTCGAGGATATTCGATATGTTCACCTCCCGAGAGAGGAAAATCAGTTTGTAGATGCATTATCCAAGCTAGCTGCCTTGATCAACACTCGCGACCACATAGACagtatgccaatatgtgtcgaacgaagatcgtcaCTTGCCTATGTGAATGCAATCGATGATGCCGAGGAAGGTGAAACCGAACCCTGGTACATAACCATTTTGAAATTCAAGGAAACATGA